From Haloarcula sp. CBA1127, a single genomic window includes:
- a CDS encoding MoaD/ThiS family protein, whose protein sequence is MSSETVERQSSAPDLTTVEVRCTGHVRRVVGEPSLSYTFEGDTLRDFLDAFFQEYDVGDMLIAETEADATTEGWAPEMAELPGDWAKNPEGEQTRCYARVAVNGEFNEHLDGLDTELEAGDRIGLLYPFIFCC, encoded by the coding sequence ATGAGCAGTGAGACAGTAGAGCGACAGTCGTCGGCACCGGACCTGACTACTGTCGAGGTCAGGTGCACCGGCCACGTTCGCCGGGTCGTCGGCGAACCGTCGCTGTCATACACGTTCGAAGGGGACACGCTACGTGACTTCCTCGATGCATTCTTTCAAGAGTACGACGTGGGCGATATGCTCATCGCGGAAACCGAAGCCGACGCCACCACCGAGGGCTGGGCCCCGGAGATGGCGGAACTGCCGGGTGACTGGGCGAAAAACCCCGAAGGTGAACAGACCAGATGCTACGCGCGAGTGGCGGTCAACGGTGAGTTCAACGAACATCTCGACGGACTGGACACGGAACTGGAAGCCGGCGACCGCATCGGGTTGCTATACCCGTTCATTT